The genomic stretch CCCTTCATTTACTAATTCTCTAAATTTAGCTCTATCTGTTCCAAGTAATCTTGTTCTTTCTTCAAATGAAGTCCCTACTGGACAATACCCTCCATCATAAACAGCATGGCAAGATGTTTGGTCAGATAATAAATCTATATGTTTATTATGTTCTATTGCATATTCTAATATTTCAACTATATTTCCATGATATGCTATTGCATAAGGAGTTTTTGATGCCATCTTTTCTTCAGCAATTTTAAATGCTTCTTCTGGAGTATTTGCAATTACATTTACCCAGCCTTGTTCTAGTCTTGTATTAATTCTTGATAAGTCAACTTCTGCAACTATTGCAACACCTTTAGCAATAACACAGGCTTTTCCTTGAGCACCACTCATTCCTCCAAGTCCTGATGTAACAAATAATTTTCCACTTAAATCTCCATCAGCTGGTACTCCACAGAATAATCTTCCTGCATTTAATATAGTTGAATAAGTTCCATGAACTATTCCTTGTGGTCCTATATACATCCAGCCACCTGCTGTCATTTGTCCATAGTTTGCAACACCCATTGCTGCTCCTCTAGCCCAATCTTCATAATTATCAAATAATCCTACCATAAGTCCATTTGTAATTACTACTCTTGGAGCATAAGGATTAGATCTGAATAATCCTGTTGGATGCCCTGAAGCCATAACAAGAGTTTGATCTTGTGTCATATTTTCAAGATACTTTTTTATAAGTCTATATTGCATCCAGTTTTGACAAACTTGTCCAGTTTCACCATAAGTAACAAGTTCATAAGGATACAATGCTATATCAAAATCTAGGTTATTATCTATCATAACTTGTATAGCTTTAGCTTCTACACATTTTCCTTTGTATTCATCTATTGGTTTTCCATAAAGATTTCCTTCTGGTCTAAATCTATATCCATAGATTCTTCCTCTATCTTCCAATTCTTTTAAAAATTCTGGTGCTAACATTTCATGAAATTCTTCTGGAATATATCTTAGTGCATTTCTTAATGCAAGTTCAATATCATGTTCAGAAAGTTTTGCTATTCTTTTTGGGGCTCTTCTAATTGATGGATCCATTTTTGGAATTTCCATTGGAATATCTTCTGCTGTAAGTTTTATTGTCATTGCATCATAAATAGTTTTGTTATCTAACATAGTTATTCAACCTCCTTATTAATATTTCAATTCTCCTATCACTTTTTCTACACTTTCTACTATTTTATTTGTTTTTATAATATCTTCTGCTGCATGAATATCTATATACATAGGTCTATCAACATCAACATGAGGTATTATTTTTCTAATTTCTTCATATGCTACTTTTGTTGCGGGAGATAACTTATCTTTTGCTCCTTTTAACTCAATAGCTTGACAAGCAGTAATTAACTCCATTCCTATTACTTTTCTAACATTTTCAAATATATCTTTAGATTTTTTAGCTGCAACTGAACCCATAGATACATGATCTTCTTGGTTAGCTGATGTTGGTATAGAATCAACAGATGCTGGGTGGGCTAAAACTTTATTTTCAGATACAAGAGCCGCTGCACTGTATTGAACTATCATAAATCCGGAATTTAACCCTCCATCTTCAACTAAGAAAGCTGGTAGTCCATGATTGATTGCAGGATTTACCATTTTTTCTATTCTTCTTTCAGACACATTTGCCATTTCAGATAATGCAATTCCTAAAAAATCAAATGGTAATGCCATTGGTTGCCCATGAAAATTTCCTCCTGAAATTACTTCATCTGTATCTACAAATATAATAGGATTATCTGTAACAGCATTTATTTCTATTTCAACTTTTTTCTTTACATATTCTAAAGTATCTTTACTTGCTCCATGAATTTGAGGAATACATCTTAAGACGTAAGAATCTTGTACTCTTTCTGCTCCTTGTTTAGTAACATTTTTACTTCCTGATAAAATTTTTCTCATATTTTCAGCAGTATTGATTTGTCCTGTATGTTCTCTAACTTCACTAATTCTTGGATCATAAGCATCTATGATTCCATGTAAACTTTCCATAGTCAATGAAGCAGCTATATCTAAATGTTTTGATAAATTTATAGCATCATATAGAACATGTGCTCCTGTTGAAGTTAAGGCTTGAGTTCCATTTGTAAGAGCTAAACCTTCTTTTGATGAAAGTGATTGGATTGGTTCTATTCCTGCTTTTGCTAAAGCATCCTTTGCTTCTAATAATTCGCCTTTATAGTATGCTTTACCTAAGCCAATTAGCACTAAAGACATATGTGCAAGTGGTGATAAATCCCCAGAAGATCCAACTGAACCCTTTTCTGGTATCCAAGGTGTTACTTCCTTATTAAGTAATTCTACCAACTTTTCGACAACTATTCTTCTAGCTCCTGAATATCCTTTTGCTAAATTTACAGCCCTTAATAAAACTACCCCTCTTGCAACATCAATTGGTAAAGGATTCCCTACACTACAAGAATGACTCATAACAATATTTTTTTGCAATTGACCTGTTTGTTCCTTAGAAATACTTACTTCTGCAAATTTCCCAAATCCAGTAGTAATACCATAAGATACCCTTCCATCTTCAACATATTTATCAACTAAAGCTCTTGCTTTATCTATTTTTTCATATGCTTCTTCTGAAATACTTACCTTATACCCCCTTCTTGTTACATTGATTAAGTCTTCCAAAGTGATTCTTTTACTGCTTAAAACTAATTCCAAAATAAACACCTCCATTTATTTAAAAAAACATTTTTAATTATTAAAATGATTTTAATAATTTAACAAAAAAATTAAAAGTACATTTAAATAAACATTAATAAATTAAAAATAAAAAGATTTATATAGTAATTTATTTATAATTTATTTTTTACTTTATGTATAGATTATAAAAGGTTTTCTAAAATAATAATAATATATTTTATGAATATTTTATATAAATTATATAAATTATAAAAAATTTTAATATTTGCACATTTTTTTTAATTTTTTTATATTTTAATGTTATAATATTAAAACGTAGTATCTATATAATGCATAAAAAATTTTTAAGGAAATTATATAAAAGAGGTTTATAAATGTATCAGAAAGAAATTAAACAGAGCAACGAAAATATTGTTTTTCATTCTATTTATTTTACAGAAAATTCTTTTTCTATTCCAGATTTGACAAAAATAACTAATATGACATTTCCTACAATAAAAAGAGTTATGAACGAATTTTTGGAAAAAAATATAATAAAAGAATGGACTTTAAGTACAGGTGGAGTTGGTAGGAGGGCAGTAAAATATAAATATAATCCTGATTTCTGTTATTCCATCGGTGTAAGTATTGATGAAGAAAAAATAAAATTTATTATGATTAATACAGTTGGCAAAATATTACAATCAAAAATAGTAGAAACAACAGAAGAAGATTTTATAACTTTTTTTGAAAAAAATTTAAAAAATTTTATAACAGAAATTGACACTAAATACTTATCAAAAGTCATTGGAGTTGGGATATCTATTCCTGGAATTTATAATAAAGAAAGTCACTTTCTTGAATTTAATAATATAGACAGATATGAATCTTCAATAATTAAAGAATTAGAAGAAAAAATTAACCTTCCAATTTGGGTAGAAAATGAAGCAAATATGTCTATACTTGCAGAAGCCATAATAGGTAAACATAAAAATTTAACAGATTTTACTGTCATAAGTATAAGCAACAAAGTTACATGTTCAACTTTTCATAAATTTGGAAATAAAAGTGAAGACTATTTTTTTAAAGCTAGTAGAGTACATCATATGATAGTTGATTATGAAAATAAAAAGAAAGTTGGAGATTGTATATCTTTTAAAATTTTAAAAGATAAAATTATGAAAGCTTTTCCAAATATAAATTCACTAGATGAATTTTTTTCTAATAAATCATATAAAGAAAGTAAAATTGGGAAAAAAATACTCGATGAATATTTAAACTATATGGGAATTATATTAAAAAATTTACTTTTCACATACAATCCTAAAAAACTCATTATTTGTGGTGAGTTATCACAATATGGAAATTATCTATTAGAAGATATTTTAAATATAGTCTATGAAAAAAATCATATTTTTTATAGGGGTAGAGAGACTATAAATTTTTCTAATTTTAAAGGTAGTTCTAGTATTATTGGAGCTGCACTTTTTCCTATTGTAGATAATTTAATGTAAATTGAGGGGGATAAATTATGCCAAATAAACATTTTCAAATTATAAAAGAATATATTATTGTAACTTTAGCTTGTATAGTAATAGCTTTTAATATTAATTATTTTTTCTTAGGAAATAAACTTGGTGAAAGTGGAATTGCAGGATTAGCACTTATTATTCATTATTTATCACATATAGATATAAGTTATATTTATTTTGCTGTGAATATTCCATTAATAGTTTTAGCTTATTTATTTATAGGAAAAGAATTTCTTATTAAAACTCTATTTGCTACAGTTATATTAACTATATTTTTAAAAGTTTTTGGTAGTTTTAAAGGACCTATTGATGATATTTTTATGGCATCTGTTTTTGGAGGTGGAATTAATGGTATCGCTATTGGAATAGTATTCTATGCTGGTGGTTCTACCGGTGGTACGGATATTATTGCAAAAATAATAAATAAATACTATGGTATCAGTATAGGAAAGATACTATTAATTTTTGATTTTATAATACTTTCTATTATCGCCTTTATTTTAGGTAAGATAATTTTTATGTATACACTTATTTCAGTTTTAGTTTCTGCCAAAATGGTTGATATTATACAAGAAGGTATTTATAGTGCTAAAGGAATTACTATAATTTCAAATAAAACAGAAGAATTAAGAAAAAAAATTATGAAGGATACAGGGCGTGGGATCACTTTAATTAATGCAAAAGGAGCATACACCCAAAAAGAAATTGGAATGCTTTATTGTGTTGTTGGAAAATATCAACTTATAAAAGTTAAAAATATAGTAAAAGAAGTTGACCCAGCTGCATTTATGATAGTTAGTCAAGTTCATGAAGTTGTAGGAAAAGGATTTTTAGGACAATAATTT from Fusobacterium simiae encodes the following:
- a CDS encoding urocanate hydratase, whose protein sequence is MLDNKTIYDAMTIKLTAEDIPMEIPKMDPSIRRAPKRIAKLSEHDIELALRNALRYIPEEFHEMLAPEFLKELEDRGRIYGYRFRPEGNLYGKPIDEYKGKCVEAKAIQVMIDNNLDFDIALYPYELVTYGETGQVCQNWMQYRLIKKYLENMTQDQTLVMASGHPTGLFRSNPYAPRVVITNGLMVGLFDNYEDWARGAAMGVANYGQMTAGGWMYIGPQGIVHGTYSTILNAGRLFCGVPADGDLSGKLFVTSGLGGMSGAQGKACVIAKGVAIVAEVDLSRINTRLEQGWVNVIANTPEEAFKIAEEKMASKTPYAIAYHGNIVEILEYAIEHNKHIDLLSDQTSCHAVYDGGYCPVGTSFEERTRLLGTDRAKFRELVNEGLKRHYKAIKTLHDRGVYFFDYGNSFLKSIYDVGVKEISKNGKDDKEGFIFPSYVEDILGPELFDYGYGPFRWVCLSRKKEDLLKTDKAALELVDPNRRYQDRDNYVWIQDADKNGLVVGTQARIFYQDAMSRTRIALKFNEMVRNGEIGPVMLGRDHHDVSGTDSPFRETSNIKDGSNIMADMATQCFAGNAARGMTMIALHNGGGVGIGKSINGGFGMVLDGSKRVDDILWQAMPWDVMGGVARRAWARNPHSIETVVEYNHDNKGTDHITLPYIVSDELIKKVLKK
- the hutH gene encoding histidine ammonia-lyase, with the protein product MEVFILELVLSSKRITLEDLINVTRRGYKVSISEEAYEKIDKARALVDKYVEDGRVSYGITTGFGKFAEVSISKEQTGQLQKNIVMSHSCSVGNPLPIDVARGVVLLRAVNLAKGYSGARRIVVEKLVELLNKEVTPWIPEKGSVGSSGDLSPLAHMSLVLIGLGKAYYKGELLEAKDALAKAGIEPIQSLSSKEGLALTNGTQALTSTGAHVLYDAINLSKHLDIAASLTMESLHGIIDAYDPRISEVREHTGQINTAENMRKILSGSKNVTKQGAERVQDSYVLRCIPQIHGASKDTLEYVKKKVEIEINAVTDNPIIFVDTDEVISGGNFHGQPMALPFDFLGIALSEMANVSERRIEKMVNPAINHGLPAFLVEDGGLNSGFMIVQYSAAALVSENKVLAHPASVDSIPTSANQEDHVSMGSVAAKKSKDIFENVRKVIGMELITACQAIELKGAKDKLSPATKVAYEEIRKIIPHVDVDRPMYIDIHAAEDIIKTNKIVESVEKVIGELKY
- a CDS encoding ROK family protein: MYQKEIKQSNENIVFHSIYFTENSFSIPDLTKITNMTFPTIKRVMNEFLEKNIIKEWTLSTGGVGRRAVKYKYNPDFCYSIGVSIDEEKIKFIMINTVGKILQSKIVETTEEDFITFFEKNLKNFITEIDTKYLSKVIGVGISIPGIYNKESHFLEFNNIDRYESSIIKELEEKINLPIWVENEANMSILAEAIIGKHKNLTDFTVISISNKVTCSTFHKFGNKSEDYFFKASRVHHMIVDYENKKKVGDCISFKILKDKIMKAFPNINSLDEFFSNKSYKESKIGKKILDEYLNYMGIILKNLLFTYNPKKLIICGELSQYGNYLLEDILNIVYEKNHIFYRGRETINFSNFKGSSSIIGAALFPIVDNLM
- a CDS encoding YitT family protein — translated: MPNKHFQIIKEYIIVTLACIVIAFNINYFFLGNKLGESGIAGLALIIHYLSHIDISYIYFAVNIPLIVLAYLFIGKEFLIKTLFATVILTIFLKVFGSFKGPIDDIFMASVFGGGINGIAIGIVFYAGGSTGGTDIIAKIINKYYGISIGKILLIFDFIILSIIAFILGKIIFMYTLISVLVSAKMVDIIQEGIYSAKGITIISNKTEELRKKIMKDTGRGITLINAKGAYTQKEIGMLYCVVGKYQLIKVKNIVKEVDPAAFMIVSQVHEVVGKGFLGQ